From Aerosticca soli, a single genomic window includes:
- a CDS encoding tetratricopeptide repeat protein, translated as MLSGTPKFKQLRQCAIVGALLLLAACAVNRPQRASPPGASNAGVGQPLARLEVPIPDADHDLIAQLIAGEMALVHNDLKAAAGYYGRAMQLTRDPQVAGRAALLAIAVHDAEAAQRALERWQALGATPAQLAVARAQLALDRGDGAEARRQLDILLHSGEKDAWRQFTRILLEARDQALAAQLLEALATPERLSADPQAWLAMSELGDKLGRHAYAQRIADAAVRRFKRPETYAWAAQLKYKAGDREGAKRMLRQALARTPNDIQLRLAYAGLLGQEGAYADASRLLDRGPQNADTYALRVALAVQAGDKAALARLYEQLQRAPDEERSPWLLGQLAELLGRRGEALAWYDQVGDDDEHAFDADLRSAVLLFGQGKRADAHALLEQLETSYLDQPAQLRRAYQADAELYMQEQRYAQAADAYGRALQIMPDDPELLYGRGMAYAQGGQIDQAEADFRHLLKLRPNDPDACNALGYTLADASRDLDEAERLIEIARAARPNDPAIADSWGWLQYRRGHLDEAERVLRSAWAGRKDAEIGVHLGEVLWQRGKRDEAMRVFDEVRRLDPQNASLEATLQRLKP; from the coding sequence GTGCTGAGCGGTACCCCCAAGTTCAAGCAACTGCGGCAATGTGCAATCGTCGGCGCGCTGCTCCTGCTCGCGGCCTGCGCCGTGAACCGTCCCCAGCGGGCTTCGCCTCCGGGCGCCTCGAACGCTGGCGTGGGCCAGCCGCTCGCGCGGCTCGAAGTGCCGATCCCGGATGCCGATCACGATCTCATCGCGCAGCTCATCGCCGGCGAGATGGCCCTGGTGCACAACGATCTCAAGGCGGCCGCCGGCTACTACGGACGCGCCATGCAGCTGACCCGCGACCCGCAGGTGGCGGGGCGGGCGGCGCTGCTGGCGATCGCCGTGCACGACGCCGAGGCCGCGCAGCGCGCACTCGAGCGCTGGCAGGCGCTCGGGGCGACGCCTGCGCAGCTCGCCGTGGCGCGCGCGCAGCTGGCGCTGGATCGCGGCGACGGCGCCGAGGCTCGGCGGCAGCTCGACATCCTGCTGCACAGCGGTGAGAAAGACGCCTGGCGGCAGTTCACCCGCATCCTGCTCGAGGCCCGCGACCAGGCCCTGGCGGCGCAGCTCCTGGAGGCGCTGGCCACGCCCGAGCGCCTGTCGGCCGATCCACAGGCGTGGCTGGCGATGAGTGAGCTCGGCGACAAGCTCGGCCGTCACGCCTATGCCCAGCGTATCGCGGATGCCGCGGTACGCCGCTTCAAGCGCCCCGAGACCTATGCCTGGGCCGCGCAGCTCAAGTACAAGGCCGGCGACCGCGAAGGCGCCAAGCGCATGCTGCGCCAGGCCCTCGCCCGCACGCCGAACGACATCCAGCTGCGCCTGGCCTATGCCGGGTTGCTCGGCCAGGAGGGCGCCTATGCCGACGCCTCGCGGCTGCTCGATCGCGGCCCGCAGAACGCCGATACCTATGCCCTGCGTGTCGCGCTCGCGGTGCAGGCCGGCGACAAGGCCGCGCTGGCGCGGCTCTACGAGCAGCTGCAGCGCGCCCCCGATGAGGAACGCAGCCCCTGGCTGCTCGGTCAGCTCGCGGAGCTGCTCGGGCGGCGTGGCGAGGCGCTGGCCTGGTACGACCAGGTCGGCGACGATGACGAGCACGCCTTCGACGCCGATCTGCGCAGCGCGGTGCTGCTGTTCGGCCAGGGCAAGCGCGCCGATGCGCATGCCCTGCTGGAACAGCTGGAAACCAGCTACCTCGACCAGCCCGCGCAGCTGCGCCGCGCCTACCAGGCCGATGCCGAGCTGTACATGCAGGAGCAGCGCTATGCGCAGGCCGCCGACGCCTACGGGCGCGCGCTGCAGATCATGCCCGACGATCCGGAACTGCTCTATGGGCGCGGCATGGCCTATGCCCAGGGCGGCCAGATCGACCAGGCGGAGGCCGATTTCCGCCATCTGCTCAAGCTGCGCCCCAACGACCCGGACGCCTGCAATGCGCTCGGTTACACCCTGGCCGACGCCAGCCGTGACCTGGACGAGGCCGAGCGGCTGATCGAGATTGCCCGCGCCGCGCGGCCGAACGATCCGGCCATCGCCGATTCCTGGGGCTGGCTGCAATATCGCCGCGGCCATCTGGACGAGGCCGAACGGGTGCTGCGCAGCGCGTGGGCGGGCCGCAAGGATGCCGAGATCGGCGTGCATCTGGGCGAGGTCCTGTGGCAGCGCGGCAAGCGCGACGAGGCGATGCGGGTGTTCGACGAGGTGCGCCGGCTCGACCCGCAGAACGCCAGCCTCGAGGCGACGCTGCAGCGGCTCAAACCATGA
- the lolB gene encoding lipoprotein insertase outer membrane protein LolB: MNKAGWAIVLAVFLAGCVPAVRMRGSPEDLAAQRARERQLAGVERWQVRGRLGVYDARGGGSGDFSWRQDGTHYEFTLHGPSLSGVDLRLRGDEHGALLEGDKRGPLRGRDAEALMQQALGWVVPLDELRAWLFGLRAPGGGPAELEFGADHLPARLRQDGWTVDYRAWDTDRQPPLPRKLFAEKPPYKVRLAIDAFELDAAPTSTTAGR, encoded by the coding sequence ATGAACAAGGCGGGGTGGGCGATCGTCTTGGCCGTGTTCCTGGCCGGTTGCGTGCCGGCCGTGCGCATGCGCGGCAGCCCCGAGGACCTGGCCGCCCAGCGCGCGCGCGAGCGGCAGCTGGCCGGCGTGGAGCGCTGGCAGGTTCGCGGCCGGCTGGGCGTGTACGACGCCCGCGGCGGCGGCAGCGGCGACTTCAGCTGGCGCCAGGACGGCACCCACTACGAATTCACCCTGCATGGCCCGTCCCTGAGCGGCGTGGATCTGCGCCTGCGCGGGGACGAGCACGGCGCCCTGCTCGAGGGTGACAAGCGCGGGCCGCTGCGGGGCCGCGACGCCGAGGCCCTGATGCAGCAGGCGCTGGGCTGGGTGGTGCCGCTGGACGAGCTGCGCGCCTGGCTGTTCGGGCTCAGGGCGCCCGGCGGTGGTCCGGCCGAGCTCGAGTTCGGCGCCGATCACCTGCCGGCACGGCTGCGCCAGGACGGCTGGACGGTCGACTACCGCGCCTGGGACACCGATCGCCAGCCGCCGCTGCCGCGCAAGCTGTTCGCCGAGAAGCCGCCCTACAAGGTGCGGCTGGCGATCGATGCGTTCGAGCTGGACGCCGCGCCGACATCGACGACTGCAGGGCGATGA